A genomic region of Pelodiscus sinensis isolate JC-2024 chromosome 1, ASM4963464v1, whole genome shotgun sequence contains the following coding sequences:
- the LOC102449499 gene encoding C-type lectin domain family 4 member E-like isoform X1, with amino-acid sequence MGWSLREIPFLKLGATSNSPLCWGLGEDPGVTRGDSEVRKETMSPAGKSSPGTAAPPEERRRCSWLNPWVILVCALVLKACVISGCMVSLLKVNPDCEVHKALPQSSIEWHCIVGHDEGKGRVWTCCPKDWEPFQASCYYFSKDIMTWSDSKRNCTGMGSHLVVINTGTEQDFVSSYVKRTVIGIQVENYHIGLTQQERGQWRWEDQTPYNKTAAFWIPGEPNNLSLENCVAIDTSQKGIRNNWNNFPCILPFHRICETAATNI; translated from the exons ATGGGCTGGAGCTTGAGAGAAATCCCGTTTCTCAAGTTGGGAGCCACATCT AACAGCCCCTTGTGCTGGGGGCTGGGTGAAGACCCTGGAGTTACCCGTGGGGACAGTGAGGTTCGGAAAGAAACCATGAGCCCAGCAGGGAAATCCAGCCCAGGAACTGCAG CCCCACCAGAGGAGAGGAGACGTTGCTCCTGGCTCAATCCCTGGGTCATTCTGGTGTGTGCCCTTGTCCTCAAGGCTTGTGTCATCTCCGGCTGTATGG TCTCTCTCCTCAAGGTAAATCCAGACTGTGAGGTGCACAAGGCTTTGCCCCAGAGTTCCATAGAGTGGCATTGCATCGTGGGGCACGACGAAGGAAAAG GGCGAGTCTGGACATGTTGCCCAAAGGACTGGGAGCCCTTTCAGGCTAGCTGCTACTACTTCTCTAAAGACATCATGACCTGGAGTGACAGCAAGAGGAACTGCACAGGGATGGGTTCCCATCTGGTGGTGATCAACACAGGAACTGAGCAG gatTTCGTTTCCAGTTATGTAAAAAGAACAGTTATTGGCATCCAAGTGGAGAATTATCACATTGGTCTCACTCAACAGGAGAGGGGCCAGTGGCGctgggaggatcagactccataTAACAAGACAGCAGC GTTCTGGATACCAGGAGAACCAAATAATCTCAGTCTGGAGAATTGTGTTGCCATAGATACATCCCAAAAGGGGATCAGGAATAACTGGAATAACTTCCCATGTATTTTACCATTTCATCGGATTTGTGAAACTGCGGCCACAAATATTTAA
- the LOC102449499 gene encoding C-type lectin domain family 4 member E-like isoform X2, with product MSPAGKSSPGTAAPPEERRRCSWLNPWVILVCALVLKACVISGCMVSLLKVNPDCEVHKALPQSSIEWHCIVGHDEGKGRVWTCCPKDWEPFQASCYYFSKDIMTWSDSKRNCTGMGSHLVVINTGTEQDFVSSYVKRTVIGIQVENYHIGLTQQERGQWRWEDQTPYNKTAAFWIPGEPNNLSLENCVAIDTSQKGIRNNWNNFPCILPFHRICETAATNI from the exons ATGAGCCCAGCAGGGAAATCCAGCCCAGGAACTGCAG CCCCACCAGAGGAGAGGAGACGTTGCTCCTGGCTCAATCCCTGGGTCATTCTGGTGTGTGCCCTTGTCCTCAAGGCTTGTGTCATCTCCGGCTGTATGG TCTCTCTCCTCAAGGTAAATCCAGACTGTGAGGTGCACAAGGCTTTGCCCCAGAGTTCCATAGAGTGGCATTGCATCGTGGGGCACGACGAAGGAAAAG GGCGAGTCTGGACATGTTGCCCAAAGGACTGGGAGCCCTTTCAGGCTAGCTGCTACTACTTCTCTAAAGACATCATGACCTGGAGTGACAGCAAGAGGAACTGCACAGGGATGGGTTCCCATCTGGTGGTGATCAACACAGGAACTGAGCAG gatTTCGTTTCCAGTTATGTAAAAAGAACAGTTATTGGCATCCAAGTGGAGAATTATCACATTGGTCTCACTCAACAGGAGAGGGGCCAGTGGCGctgggaggatcagactccataTAACAAGACAGCAGC GTTCTGGATACCAGGAGAACCAAATAATCTCAGTCTGGAGAATTGTGTTGCCATAGATACATCCCAAAAGGGGATCAGGAATAACTGGAATAACTTCCCATGTATTTTACCATTTCATCGGATTTGTGAAACTGCGGCCACAAATATTTAA
- the LOC102449744 gene encoding uncharacterized protein LOC102449744 isoform X1, translating to MKTGISCSQPHFPPSAMGPQAADASFPVKTAPSTEALRAWVPAERRAAAAAPGAEPQQSNSARGGGRGQRRNQELLSTRGLTPELWLERDRAVIAMNAPSVHACQQVKMSENEEENPQQKSLQTEESKLALSETSIRKGSQTSDWTDDGEDEWEIENQERNPHPGKKWIESSPQGRCFRKLKNIIAQRRPITGEKLHKCPDCGKSFSRRSNLIQHQRTHTGQRPYECPECGKTFSLRSTLTRHQRTHLQEKPYKCIECGKSFRQSSDLIAHQRVHTGETPFQCAVCGKRFGRSSNLSQHQTTHLGERPYQCADCLKSFRSSSALVQHQRSHMGEKPYQCSECRSRFLQSSDLIKHQRIHTGERPYQCPTCGKCFSQSSSLSEHQRTHTGERPYRCTECGKRFCQSSTLIQHQRIHTGEKPYKCTECGKSFCRSSNLNQHLTIHMVKEPHRCANFGRGFSPLTNLTVHQRIHSGQTL from the exons ATGAAAACGGGAATTTCCTGTTCTCAGCCACATTTCCCTCCCAGCGCCATGGGTCCCCAAGCGGCGGACGCTTCCTTTCCTGTGAAAACAGCCCCCTCCACTGAAGCGCTCAGGGCATGGGTCCCGGCGGAGCGGCGAGCCGCGGCAGCAgcgcccggggcagagccacagcagagcaatagcgcccggggcgggggcagaggacagCGCAGAAACCAGGAGCTGCTCAGCACAAGGGGGTTGACGCCTGAACTGTGGCTGGAAAGGGATCGCGCCGTGATCGCGATGAACGCTCCCAGTGTCCATGCGTGCCAG CAGGTGAAAATGAGTGAAAATGAGGAGGAGAATCCACAGCAGAAGAGTCTTCAGACAGAGGAGTCAAAGTTAGCATTGTCAGAAACATCCATCAGGAAAGGTTCCCAGACCTCTGACTGGACAGATGACGGTGAGGATGAGTGGGAGATAGAAAATCAGGAGAGAAACCCCCATCCAGGAAAGAAATGGATTGAATCTTCTCCCCAAGGGAGGTGTTTCAGGAAACTCAAAAACATCATTGCCCAGCGGAGGCCTATTACTGGAGAAAAACTTCATAAATGTCCCGACTGTGGGAAGAGCTTTAGCCGGAGGTCAAATCTGATTCAGCACCAAAGGACTCACACAGGCCAGAGACCTTACGAATGCCCCGAGTGTGGGAAAACCTTCAGTCTGCGCTCAACACTTACCAGACATCAGCGAACCCACCTGCAGGAGAAGCCCTATAAATGCATTGAGTGTGGGAAGAGCTTTCGCCAGAGTTCTGACCTGATCGCTCACCAGCGGGTGCACACAGGAGAGACGCCGTTCCAGTGTGCTGTGTGTGGGAAGCGCTTTGGGCGGAGCTCCAATCTGAGCCAGCACCAGACCACACACCTGGGAGAGAGACCCTATCAATGTGCTGACTGCCTGAAGAGCTTCCGGAGCAGTTCGGCCCTGGTGCAGCATCAGAGGAGCCACATGGGGGAGAAACCCTACCAGTGCTCTGAATGCAGGAGCCGCTTTCTGCAGAGCTCGGACCTGATCAAACACCAGAGGATCCACACTGGGGAGAGGCCCTACCAGTGCCCCACTTGCGGGAAATGCTTCAGCCAGAGCTCCTCACTCAGTGAGCACCAGAGGACCCACACTGGAGAGAGGCCCTACCGTTGCACCGAGTGCGGGAAACGTTTCTGCCAGAGCTCCACGCTTATCCAGCACCAGAGGATCCACACGGGGGAGAAGCCCTACAAATGCACTGAGTGCGGGAAGAGCTTCTGCCGGAGCTCCAACCTGAATCAGCACCTGACAATCCACATGGTAAAGGAACCTCATCGGTGCGCTAACTTTGGAAGGGGTTTCAGTCCGCTCACTAACCTTACTGTACACCAGAGAATCCACTCTGGACAGACTCTCTAA
- the LOC102449744 gene encoding uncharacterized protein LOC102449744 isoform X2 — translation MKTGISCSQPHFPPSAMGPQAADASFPVKTAPSTEALRAWVPAERRAAAAAPGAEPQQSNSARGGGRGQRRNQELLSTRGLTPELWLERDRAVIAMNAPSVHACQVKMSENEEENPQQKSLQTEESKLALSETSIRKGSQTSDWTDDGEDEWEIENQERNPHPGKKWIESSPQGRCFRKLKNIIAQRRPITGEKLHKCPDCGKSFSRRSNLIQHQRTHTGQRPYECPECGKTFSLRSTLTRHQRTHLQEKPYKCIECGKSFRQSSDLIAHQRVHTGETPFQCAVCGKRFGRSSNLSQHQTTHLGERPYQCADCLKSFRSSSALVQHQRSHMGEKPYQCSECRSRFLQSSDLIKHQRIHTGERPYQCPTCGKCFSQSSSLSEHQRTHTGERPYRCTECGKRFCQSSTLIQHQRIHTGEKPYKCTECGKSFCRSSNLNQHLTIHMVKEPHRCANFGRGFSPLTNLTVHQRIHSGQTL, via the exons ATGAAAACGGGAATTTCCTGTTCTCAGCCACATTTCCCTCCCAGCGCCATGGGTCCCCAAGCGGCGGACGCTTCCTTTCCTGTGAAAACAGCCCCCTCCACTGAAGCGCTCAGGGCATGGGTCCCGGCGGAGCGGCGAGCCGCGGCAGCAgcgcccggggcagagccacagcagagcaatagcgcccggggcgggggcagaggacagCGCAGAAACCAGGAGCTGCTCAGCACAAGGGGGTTGACGCCTGAACTGTGGCTGGAAAGGGATCGCGCCGTGATCGCGATGAACGCTCCCAGTGTCCATGCGTGCCAG GTGAAAATGAGTGAAAATGAGGAGGAGAATCCACAGCAGAAGAGTCTTCAGACAGAGGAGTCAAAGTTAGCATTGTCAGAAACATCCATCAGGAAAGGTTCCCAGACCTCTGACTGGACAGATGACGGTGAGGATGAGTGGGAGATAGAAAATCAGGAGAGAAACCCCCATCCAGGAAAGAAATGGATTGAATCTTCTCCCCAAGGGAGGTGTTTCAGGAAACTCAAAAACATCATTGCCCAGCGGAGGCCTATTACTGGAGAAAAACTTCATAAATGTCCCGACTGTGGGAAGAGCTTTAGCCGGAGGTCAAATCTGATTCAGCACCAAAGGACTCACACAGGCCAGAGACCTTACGAATGCCCCGAGTGTGGGAAAACCTTCAGTCTGCGCTCAACACTTACCAGACATCAGCGAACCCACCTGCAGGAGAAGCCCTATAAATGCATTGAGTGTGGGAAGAGCTTTCGCCAGAGTTCTGACCTGATCGCTCACCAGCGGGTGCACACAGGAGAGACGCCGTTCCAGTGTGCTGTGTGTGGGAAGCGCTTTGGGCGGAGCTCCAATCTGAGCCAGCACCAGACCACACACCTGGGAGAGAGACCCTATCAATGTGCTGACTGCCTGAAGAGCTTCCGGAGCAGTTCGGCCCTGGTGCAGCATCAGAGGAGCCACATGGGGGAGAAACCCTACCAGTGCTCTGAATGCAGGAGCCGCTTTCTGCAGAGCTCGGACCTGATCAAACACCAGAGGATCCACACTGGGGAGAGGCCCTACCAGTGCCCCACTTGCGGGAAATGCTTCAGCCAGAGCTCCTCACTCAGTGAGCACCAGAGGACCCACACTGGAGAGAGGCCCTACCGTTGCACCGAGTGCGGGAAACGTTTCTGCCAGAGCTCCACGCTTATCCAGCACCAGAGGATCCACACGGGGGAGAAGCCCTACAAATGCACTGAGTGCGGGAAGAGCTTCTGCCGGAGCTCCAACCTGAATCAGCACCTGACAATCCACATGGTAAAGGAACCTCATCGGTGCGCTAACTTTGGAAGGGGTTTCAGTCCGCTCACTAACCTTACTGTACACCAGAGAATCCACTCTGGACAGACTCTCTAA